One genomic segment of Sphingomonas sp. KR3-1 includes these proteins:
- a CDS encoding HAMP domain-containing protein — translation MHAENFPETLDRRRLVSALRSLRRGDFSVRLPEDLPGADGEIATLFNEVVALEEQMTGEFERLSRVVGKEGKINQRAHVRGATGGWEVKLRALNELIEDMVQPTAEVARVIGAVAKGDLSQSMTVEIDGRPLRGEFLRMGKVVNTMVEQLASFAAEVTRVAREVGTEGKLGGQARVKGVAGTWKDLTDNVNAMATNLTGQVRNIAEVTTAVASGDLSKKITVEVKGEILELKNTINTMVDQLNGFASEVTRVAREVGTEGKLGGQAQVPGVGGTWKDLTDNVNLMAANLTGQVRNIAEVTTAVARGDLSKKITVDVKGEILALKDTINTMVDQLNGFASEVTRVAREVGSEGKLGGQAQVEGVAGTWKDLTDNVNLMAGNLTGQVRNIAEVTTAVARGDLSKKITVDVKGEILELKNTINVMVDQLNGFASEVTRVAREVGTEGKLGGQAQVPGVAGTWADLTDNVNLMAENLTGQVRNIAEVTTAVAKGDLSKKITVDVKGEILALKDTINTMVDQLNGFASEVTRVAREVGSEGKLGGQAQVEGVAGTWKDLTDNVNAMATNLTGQVRNIAEVTTAVASGDLSKKITVDVRGEILELKNTINTMVDQLNGFASEVTRVAREVGSDGKLGGQAQVPGVGGTWKDLTDNVNAMAANLTGQVRNIAEVTTAVALGDLSKKITVDVKGEILELKNTINTMVDQLNSFASEVTRVAREVGTEGKLGGQAQVRGVAGTWKDLTDNVNLMADNLTGQVRNIADVTTAVARGDLSKKITVDVKGEILALKDTINVMVDQLNGFASEVTRVAREVGTEGKLGGQAQVPGVGGTWKDLTDNVNLMATNLTNQVRGIADVVTAVAQGNLKRKLTVDAKGEIAALAETINFMIDTLSAFGDQVTNMAREVGIEGKLGGQARVPGASGLWRDLTDNVNELAANLTNQVRSIADVATAVTKGDLTRSIAVEASGEMAALKDNINEMIRNLKEQTLKNAEQDWLKTNLARFSRMLQGERDLSTVSNLIMSELAPLVNAQYGVFYVTNRDGDDTILELAASYGAERREALKPEFKLREGLIGQAAADKRAILLEDVPADFVRIGSALGEARPASVTILPALFEDEVKAVIELASFSEFNETHQSFLDQLMESVGIVLNTIAATMRTEGLLKQSQLLTQELQARQTELTTKQEELHNTNEELEEKAQLLENEKKQVEAKNLEIEMARRALEEKAEQLALTSKYKSEFLANMSHELRTPLNSLLILSKLLSDNPQGNLNEKQVDFSRTINSAGSDLLNLINDILDLSKIESGTVSIEIGEMPMASLKQHMERTFRQLAADKNLDFNVEFDGALPTTIRTDEKRLQQIVLNLLSNAFKFTSHGSVTLAVRTAEGGWSTNHPVLRGLDSAIEISVTDTGIGIPKDKQKLIFEAFQQADGTTSRKYGGTGLGLSISREIARLLGGELQVRSTPGKGSTFILFVPPQTVAPATLPGEGSQPRYDNSGAIAPPALPVAFELSDDRDALEGAPFVLIVEDDPTFASILLDIARGAGLKGVISAAGAGTLALARKLQPDAITLDLGLSDIDGFVLLDLLKHDPQTRHIPIHVISGADKLAQAISLGAAGVTEKPADTEALAAVFGQLAAAMGGGKTVVELLPEAELAMRTVPELAGARILIVDDDIRNIYSLTSVLESYGVEVLHAERGADGIVILEQTPGIDIALIDIMMPEMDGYETMRQIRQRSQLATLPLISVTAKAMKGDRQKCLDAGASDYIAKPVDIDLLLALLRVWIARSREAKQAADLIVVEHG, via the coding sequence GTGCACGCAGAGAATTTCCCGGAGACGCTCGATCGCCGTCGCCTGGTATCGGCGCTCCGTAGCCTAAGGCGCGGAGATTTCTCGGTCCGGCTGCCGGAGGATCTCCCCGGGGCCGATGGCGAGATCGCCACGCTGTTCAACGAGGTCGTTGCCCTCGAGGAGCAGATGACCGGCGAGTTCGAGCGGCTGTCGCGAGTCGTCGGCAAGGAAGGCAAGATCAACCAGCGTGCCCATGTCCGCGGGGCGACCGGCGGCTGGGAAGTGAAGCTGCGCGCGCTGAACGAGCTCATCGAGGACATGGTGCAGCCGACCGCCGAGGTCGCCCGCGTGATCGGGGCGGTGGCGAAGGGCGACCTGAGCCAATCGATGACCGTGGAGATCGACGGGCGGCCGCTGCGTGGCGAGTTCCTGCGCATGGGCAAGGTGGTGAACACCATGGTCGAGCAGCTCGCTTCCTTCGCTGCGGAAGTGACGCGCGTGGCGCGTGAAGTGGGCACCGAGGGCAAGCTGGGCGGCCAGGCGCGCGTGAAGGGCGTCGCCGGCACCTGGAAGGATCTGACCGACAACGTCAACGCGATGGCGACCAACCTCACCGGCCAGGTGCGCAACATCGCCGAGGTGACGACCGCGGTGGCCTCGGGCGATCTCTCCAAGAAGATCACCGTGGAGGTGAAGGGCGAGATCCTCGAGCTCAAGAACACGATCAACACGATGGTCGATCAGCTCAACGGTTTTGCAAGCGAAGTGACGCGCGTGGCGCGCGAGGTGGGTACCGAGGGCAAGCTGGGCGGCCAGGCCCAGGTGCCGGGCGTGGGCGGCACCTGGAAGGACCTTACCGACAACGTCAACCTGATGGCGGCGAACCTCACCGGCCAGGTGCGCAACATCGCAGAAGTGACGACTGCGGTGGCACGCGGCGACTTGTCGAAGAAGATCACCGTCGACGTGAAGGGCGAGATCCTGGCGCTGAAGGACACGATCAACACGATGGTGGACCAGCTCAACGGCTTCGCCTCGGAAGTGACGCGCGTGGCCCGCGAGGTCGGTTCGGAAGGCAAGCTCGGCGGCCAGGCGCAGGTGGAAGGCGTCGCTGGCACCTGGAAGGACCTCACCGACAACGTCAACCTGATGGCCGGCAACCTGACCGGCCAGGTGCGCAACATCGCCGAGGTGACGACCGCGGTGGCACGCGGTGACTTGTCGAAGAAGATCACCGTCGACGTGAAGGGCGAGATCCTCGAGCTCAAGAACACGATCAACGTGATGGTCGATCAGCTCAACGGCTTCGCCTCGGAAGTGACGCGCGTGGCACGCGAGGTCGGCACCGAGGGCAAGCTCGGCGGCCAAGCGCAGGTGCCGGGCGTCGCGGGCACCTGGGCCGATCTTACCGACAATGTGAACCTGATGGCCGAGAATTTGACCGGCCAGGTCCGCAACATCGCCGAAGTTACCACGGCCGTGGCGAAGGGCGACCTGTCCAAGAAGATCACCGTCGACGTGAAGGGCGAAATCCTCGCGCTCAAGGACACGATCAACACGATGGTGGACCAGCTGAACGGCTTCGCCTCGGAAGTGACGCGTGTGGCGCGCGAGGTGGGTTCGGAAGGCAAGCTCGGCGGCCAGGCGCAAGTGGAAGGCGTCGCCGGCACCTGGAAGGACCTCACCGACAACGTCAATGCGATGGCGACCAACCTGACCGGCCAGGTCCGCAACATCGCCGAGGTGACGACTGCGGTGGCATCGGGCGACTTGTCCAAGAAGATTACCGTCGACGTGCGCGGCGAGATCCTCGAGTTGAAGAACACGATCAACACGATGGTCGATCAGCTCAATGGTTTCGCTTCGGAAGTGACGCGCGTGGCGCGCGAAGTGGGCTCGGACGGCAAGCTCGGCGGCCAGGCGCAGGTGCCGGGCGTAGGCGGCACGTGGAAGGACCTCACCGACAATGTGAACGCGATGGCCGCCAATCTGACCGGCCAGGTCCGCAACATTGCCGAAGTGACCACCGCGGTGGCGCTGGGGGATCTCTCCAAGAAGATCACCGTCGACGTGAAGGGCGAGATCCTCGAGCTGAAGAACACGATCAACACGATGGTCGATCAGCTCAACTCCTTCGCTTCGGAAGTGACGCGCGTGGCGCGCGAGGTGGGCACCGAGGGCAAGCTGGGCGGCCAGGCGCAGGTGCGCGGCGTGGCCGGCACCTGGAAGGACCTGACCGACAACGTCAACCTGATGGCCGACAACCTGACCGGCCAGGTGCGCAACATTGCCGATGTGACCACCGCCGTGGCGCGCGGCGACTTGTCGAAGAAGATCACCGTCGACGTGAAGGGCGAGATCCTCGCGCTGAAGGACACGATCAACGTGATGGTCGATCAGCTCAACGGCTTCGCCTCGGAAGTGACGCGCGTGGCGCGCGAAGTGGGCACCGAGGGCAAGCTGGGCGGCCAGGCGCAGGTGCCGGGCGTGGGCGGCACCTGGAAGGACCTGACCGACAACGTCAACCTGATGGCGACCAACCTCACCAACCAGGTGCGCGGCATCGCCGACGTGGTGACCGCGGTGGCGCAGGGCAACCTCAAGCGCAAGCTGACCGTGGATGCCAAGGGTGAGATCGCCGCGCTCGCCGAGACGATCAACTTCATGATCGACACGCTCTCGGCGTTCGGCGACCAGGTGACCAACATGGCCCGCGAAGTGGGCATCGAGGGCAAGCTGGGCGGCCAGGCGCGCGTGCCTGGAGCCTCCGGCCTGTGGCGCGACCTCACCGACAACGTCAACGAGCTCGCCGCCAACCTCACCAACCAGGTCCGCTCGATCGCCGACGTGGCGACGGCGGTGACTAAGGGGGACTTGACCCGCTCAATCGCGGTGGAGGCGTCGGGCGAAATGGCGGCGCTCAAGGACAATATCAACGAAATGATCCGCAATTTGAAGGAACAGACGCTCAAAAATGCGGAACAGGACTGGCTGAAGACCAACCTCGCGCGCTTCTCGCGCATGCTGCAGGGCGAGCGCGACCTTTCGACGGTGTCGAACCTGATCATGTCCGAGCTCGCGCCGCTGGTGAACGCGCAGTACGGCGTGTTCTACGTCACTAATCGCGACGGCGACGACACTATCCTCGAGCTGGCGGCGAGCTATGGCGCGGAACGCCGCGAGGCGCTCAAGCCCGAGTTCAAGCTGCGCGAGGGCCTGATCGGCCAGGCCGCGGCGGACAAGCGCGCAATCCTGCTCGAGGACGTGCCCGCCGACTTCGTCCGCATCGGCTCCGCTTTGGGCGAGGCGCGGCCCGCCAGCGTCACCATCCTGCCGGCGCTGTTCGAGGACGAAGTAAAGGCAGTGATCGAGCTCGCCTCGTTCAGCGAGTTCAACGAGACCCACCAGAGCTTCCTCGACCAGCTGATGGAATCGGTCGGCATCGTGCTCAACACGATCGCCGCGACGATGCGCACCGAAGGCCTGCTCAAGCAGTCGCAGTTGCTCACCCAGGAGCTCCAGGCGCGCCAGACCGAGCTGACCACCAAGCAGGAAGAGCTGCACAACACCAACGAGGAGCTCGAGGAGAAGGCCCAGCTGCTCGAGAACGAGAAGAAGCAGGTGGAGGCCAAGAATCTCGAGATCGAGATGGCGCGCCGTGCGCTGGAGGAGAAGGCCGAGCAGCTGGCGCTCACCTCCAAGTACAAGTCGGAGTTCCTGGCGAACATGAGCCACGAGCTGCGCACCCCGCTCAACTCGCTGCTGATCCTCTCCAAGCTGCTGTCGGACAATCCGCAGGGCAACCTCAACGAGAAGCAGGTCGATTTCTCGCGGACGATCAACTCGGCGGGCTCGGACCTGCTCAACCTGATCAACGACATCCTCGACCTGTCGAAGATCGAGTCCGGCACCGTGTCGATCGAGATCGGCGAAATGCCGATGGCCAGCCTCAAGCAGCACATGGAGCGGACCTTCCGCCAGCTCGCTGCCGACAAGAACCTCGATTTCAACGTCGAGTTCGACGGCGCGCTGCCGACCACGATCCGGACCGACGAGAAGCGGCTGCAGCAGATCGTGCTCAACCTGCTCTCGAACGCTTTCAAGTTCACCTCGCACGGCTCGGTCACGCTCGCGGTGCGCACGGCCGAGGGCGGGTGGAGCACCAACCACCCGGTGCTACGCGGGCTCGACAGCGCGATCGAGATCTCCGTCACCGACACCGGCATCGGCATCCCCAAGGACAAGCAGAAGCTGATCTTCGAGGCCTTCCAGCAGGCCGATGGCACCACCAGCCGCAAATATGGCGGCACTGGTCTCGGTCTCTCGATCAGCCGCGAGATCGCGCGCCTGCTCGGCGGCGAGCTGCAGGTGCGCTCCACCCCTGGCAAGGGATCGACCTTCATCCTGTTCGTGCCGCCCCAGACCGTCGCCCCGGCGACGCTGCCGGGCGAGGGCAGCCAGCCGCGCTACGACAATAGCGGCGCGATCGCGCCGCCGGCGCTGCCGGTCGCCTTCGAACTGAGCGACGATCGCGACGCGCTGGAGGGTGCGCCCTTCGTACTCATCGTCGAGGACGATCCGACCTTCGCCTCGATCCTGCTCGACATCGCGCGCGGTGCGGGGTTGAAGGGGGTGATATCGGCGGCGGGGGCGGGGACGCTGGCGCTGGCCCGCAAGCTCCAGCCCGATGCAATCACGCTCGACCTCGGCCTGTCCGATATCGACGGGTTCGTGCTGCTCGACCTGCTCAAGCACGATCCGCAGACGCGCCATATCCCGATCCACGTCATCTCGGGTGCCGACAAGCTCGCCCAGGCGATCAGCCTTGGCGCGGCAGGCGTCACCGAGAAGCCGGCCGACACCGAGGCGCTGGCGGCTGTCTTCGGCCAGCTCGCCGCGGCGATGGGTGGCGGCAAGACGGTGGTGGAGCTGCTGCCCGAGGCCGAGCTCGCGATGCGGACGGTGCCCGAACTGGCCGGCGCGCGGATCCTCATCGTCGATGACGACATCCGCAACATCTATTCGCTGACCAGCGTGCTCGAGAGCTACGGTGTCGAAGTGCTCCATGCCGAGCGCGGCGCGGACGGCATCGTGATCCTCGAGCAGACGCCGGGCATCGACATCGCCCTGATCGACATCATGATGCCGGAGATGGACGGCTATGAGACGATGCGGCAGATCCGCCAGCGTTCGCAGCTGGCGACGCTCCCGCTGATCTCGGTCACCGCCAAGGCGATGAAGGGCGACCGGCAGAAATGCCTCGATGCGGGGGCATCGGACTATATCGCCAAGCCGGTCGACATCGACTTGCTGCTCGCCCTGCTGCGCGTGTGGATCGCCCGCTCGCGCGAGGCCAAGCAGGCGGCGGACCTGATCGTCGTGGAGCATGGCTGA
- a CDS encoding response regulator, translated as MAEMTRTVVPISPAVVMGPVEAVLSPDPLPVDPVRVLLVDDDERNLIAISTVLEDVAEIVVAKSGEEALRHLLRTEFAVILLDVYMPGIDGYETARLIREREQTRRVPIVFLSAVNKEMEHLLRGYASGAVDYVFKPVEPTVLRSKVAVFVDLYAMRKEVQRTAERQKRLLDENLRANAERLHAEQQLRIAEQRQAAIIASLPIILYLEEVGAEQRVPKYASGNFEALTGYTLDTVRRTPGLWADRLHPEDRERVLAALATRSQGGAHSVEYRWRCANDEYRHFLDQAVLVRDGTGAPLEYAGTLLDISDRRELESQLNHIRKMDAIGQLTGGIAHDFNNLLAAVLGGIGMIERRIPLDPAQKKLVEMSRHAAEQGSELVRHLLAFSRRQKLEPAAVDVAKLAEAVGNLLAHTLGGRVELAWQREDGLRDVFADSAQLELAIMNLVINARDAMPDGGTVTVEASNRTIDTGQELAGLRLDPGDYVLLTVADTGCGIAAEQIEQVMEPFFTTKPVGKGTGLGLSMVYGFAKQSGGAIRLSSELGIGTRVELWLPAASAEKGAQIDQGAEPPATAQGDPAPLRILLVDDHEGVRSTTAAMLEDMGHHVSEACEGAIALEMVRENPEGFDLVLSDYAMPRLSGTELVRALRALRPELPAVLITGYAEPNLHSEEQRDLPVLIKPFTVQALAATLREASDAP; from the coding sequence ATGGCTGAGATGACGCGAACGGTGGTTCCGATCTCTCCCGCGGTCGTGATGGGGCCGGTGGAGGCCGTGCTCTCCCCGGATCCGCTGCCGGTGGATCCGGTGCGCGTGCTCCTGGTCGATGACGACGAGCGCAATCTCATCGCCATCTCCACCGTGCTGGAGGATGTCGCCGAGATCGTCGTCGCCAAATCGGGCGAAGAGGCGCTGCGGCATTTGCTGCGCACCGAATTCGCCGTGATCCTGCTCGACGTCTACATGCCCGGGATCGACGGCTACGAGACCGCCAGGCTGATCCGCGAGCGCGAGCAGACGCGGCGCGTGCCGATCGTCTTCCTCTCCGCGGTCAACAAGGAGATGGAGCATCTGCTGCGCGGCTATGCGAGCGGCGCGGTGGACTATGTGTTCAAGCCGGTGGAGCCGACGGTGCTGCGCTCCAAGGTCGCGGTGTTCGTCGATCTCTATGCGATGCGCAAGGAAGTGCAGCGCACCGCCGAGCGCCAGAAGCGCCTGCTCGACGAGAATCTGCGCGCCAATGCCGAGCGGCTTCATGCCGAGCAGCAGCTGCGCATCGCCGAGCAGCGCCAGGCCGCGATCATCGCCTCGCTGCCGATCATCCTCTATCTCGAGGAAGTCGGCGCCGAGCAGCGCGTGCCCAAATATGCCAGCGGCAATTTCGAGGCGCTGACCGGCTACACGCTCGACACGGTGCGGCGCACTCCGGGCCTGTGGGCCGACCGGCTGCATCCCGAGGACCGCGAGCGCGTACTCGCTGCGCTCGCCACCCGGTCGCAGGGCGGGGCGCACTCGGTGGAATATCGCTGGCGCTGCGCGAACGACGAATATCGGCATTTCCTCGACCAGGCAGTGCTGGTGCGCGACGGCACCGGCGCGCCGCTCGAATATGCCGGCACGTTGCTCGACATTTCCGATCGGCGCGAGCTCGAGAGCCAGCTCAACCATATCCGCAAGATGGACGCGATCGGCCAGCTGACCGGCGGCATCGCGCATGATTTCAACAATTTGCTCGCCGCGGTGCTCGGCGGCATCGGGATGATCGAGCGGCGCATCCCGCTCGATCCCGCGCAGAAGAAACTCGTCGAGATGTCGCGCCACGCCGCCGAGCAGGGCAGCGAGCTAGTGCGGCACCTGCTCGCCTTCTCGCGGCGCCAGAAGCTAGAGCCTGCCGCGGTCGACGTGGCGAAGCTGGCCGAGGCGGTGGGCAATCTGCTTGCCCACACGCTGGGCGGACGGGTCGAGCTGGCCTGGCAGCGCGAGGACGGGCTGCGCGACGTGTTCGCCGACAGCGCCCAGCTCGAGCTGGCAATCATGAACCTGGTAATCAATGCGCGCGATGCGATGCCGGATGGCGGCACCGTGACCGTGGAGGCGAGCAACCGGACGATCGATACGGGGCAGGAGCTTGCCGGCCTGCGGCTCGATCCGGGCGACTATGTGCTGCTCACCGTGGCCGACACCGGCTGCGGCATCGCCGCCGAGCAGATCGAGCAGGTGATGGAGCCCTTCTTCACCACCAAGCCGGTGGGCAAGGGGACGGGGCTCGGGCTCAGCATGGTCTATGGCTTCGCCAAGCAATCGGGCGGCGCGATCCGGCTGAGCAGCGAGCTGGGCATCGGGACCCGGGTCGAGCTGTGGCTGCCCGCCGCGTCGGCGGAGAAGGGCGCGCAGATCGACCAGGGCGCGGAGCCGCCGGCCACCGCGCAGGGCGATCCCGCGCCGCTGCGGATCCTGCTCGTCGACGATCATGAGGGCGTGCGCAGTACCACGGCGGCGATGCTGGAGGACATGGGGCACCATGTCTCCGAAGCCTGTGAAGGCGCGATCGCGCTGGAGATGGTGCGCGAGAACCCGGAAGGCTTCGACCTGGTCCTCAGCGACTATGCCATGCCGCGGCTCTCGGGGACCGAGCTGGTGCGCGCACTGCGCGCGCTGCGGCCCGAGCTGCCCGCCGTCCTCATCACCGGCTATGCGGAGCCCAACCTCCATTCCGAGGAGCAGCGGGACCTGCCGGTGCTGATCAAGCCCTTTACCGTGCAGGCGCTGGCGGCAACGCTGCGGGAAGCGAGCGACGCGCCCTAG
- a CDS encoding tryptophan halogenase family protein → MTAFSEASPRGAERGRRVRSVVILGGGTAGWMTATALARQFGGTLDITLLESEEIGTVGVGEATIPTIHWFNQLIGLDEAAFLRETKASFKLGIEFVDWVRPGHRYFHPFGTFGVQFPGVAFHHRWMKARAEGLDLPLSAFSLADELAQQGRFATPAGDARSILSTLGYAYHFDASLYARHLRGIAEAGGVTRIEGKLQDVERDGESGLVTALTTQRGERLEGDLFVDCSGFRALLIDGAMGGGFEDWSHWLPCDRAVAVPCARLDDTTPFTRSTARPAGWQWRIPLQHRIGNGHVFASRFMGEDEATAMLMANLDGEALAEPRALRFTAGTRRKAWIGNVVALGLSSGFLEPLESTSIHLIQSGIAKLLTLFPDRDMDPMLAERYNGLLNADMDNIKDFLILHYHANPGRTEPFWVERREMELPESLVAREEQYRRSGRLMLGGEELFRDASWLAVLNGQEIVAGDYNPLADVLDSATNIAQVRQVAEVIQRAAPTLPLHDAALAAAMAQG, encoded by the coding sequence ATGACTGCTTTCAGCGAAGCATCTCCGCGTGGCGCCGAGCGGGGGCGCCGGGTCCGCTCGGTCGTCATCCTGGGCGGCGGCACCGCCGGGTGGATGACCGCGACCGCGCTGGCCAGGCAGTTTGGCGGCACGCTGGATATCACGCTGCTCGAATCCGAGGAGATCGGCACCGTCGGCGTCGGCGAGGCGACGATCCCGACGATCCACTGGTTCAACCAGCTGATCGGCCTCGACGAGGCGGCGTTCCTGCGCGAGACCAAGGCGAGCTTCAAGCTCGGCATCGAGTTCGTCGACTGGGTGCGGCCGGGCCATCGCTATTTCCACCCGTTCGGCACGTTCGGCGTGCAATTCCCGGGCGTCGCCTTCCACCATCGCTGGATGAAGGCGCGGGCCGAGGGGCTCGACCTGCCGCTCTCGGCCTTCTCGCTGGCCGACGAACTGGCGCAGCAGGGGCGCTTCGCCACGCCGGCGGGCGACGCGCGCTCGATCCTCTCGACGCTCGGCTATGCCTATCATTTCGATGCGAGCCTCTATGCCCGGCACCTGCGCGGGATCGCCGAGGCGGGCGGGGTGACGCGCATCGAGGGCAAGCTGCAGGATGTCGAGCGGGACGGCGAGAGCGGGCTGGTGACCGCGCTCACCACCCAGCGCGGCGAGCGGCTGGAGGGCGACCTGTTCGTCGATTGCTCGGGCTTCCGCGCGCTGCTGATCGACGGCGCGATGGGCGGCGGGTTCGAGGACTGGTCGCACTGGCTGCCTTGCGACCGCGCCGTCGCGGTGCCCTGCGCACGGCTCGACGATACGACGCCCTTCACCCGCTCGACCGCGCGCCCGGCGGGGTGGCAGTGGCGCATTCCGCTCCAGCACCGGATCGGCAACGGCCATGTCTTCGCCAGCCGCTTCATGGGCGAGGACGAGGCGACCGCGATGCTGATGGCGAACCTCGACGGCGAGGCGCTCGCCGAGCCGCGGGCGCTGCGCTTCACCGCGGGCACGCGGCGCAAGGCGTGGATCGGCAATGTCGTGGCGCTGGGGCTGTCCTCGGGCTTCCTCGAGCCGCTCGAATCGACCTCGATCCACCTGATCCAGAGCGGCATCGCCAAGCTGCTGACGCTGTTCCCGGACCGCGACATGGATCCGATGCTGGCCGAGCGCTACAACGGGCTGCTCAACGCGGACATGGACAATATCAAGGACTTCCTGATCCTTCACTATCACGCCAATCCGGGACGTACGGAGCCGTTCTGGGTGGAGCGTCGCGAGATGGAATTGCCGGAGAGCCTGGTGGCGCGCGAGGAACAATATCGCCGCTCGGGCCGCCTGATGCTGGGCGGCGAGGAGCTGTTCCGCGACGCGAGCTGGCTGGCGGTCCTCAACGGCCAGGAGATCGTGGCAGGGGACTATAATCCGCTCGCCGACGTCCTCGACAGCGCCACGAATATCGCCCAGGTCCGCCAGGTCGCCGAGGTGATCCAGCGCGCGGCGCCGACCCTGCCGCTGCACGATGCGGCACTGGCAGCGGCGATGGCGCAGGGGTGA
- a CDS encoding DUF6445 family protein produces MIRPDISARRIGAEGQPIAIVDGFHPDPDALRAAALAAAFAPGRHHYPGIRAPLPGDYFAQVRAGLVPVLRNVFGHGSGVELLDASFSIVTTPPEALAVEQRLPHVDAVQPGRIALVHYLSPGDGTAFFRHRATGFETIDAGRSAAYLAALNAELRADPPAAAYPFGDTRLFERIAQVDAGYNRAVIYRSALLHSGAIAQDAALASDPATGRLTVTAFLSAS; encoded by the coding sequence GTGATCCGGCCGGACATCAGCGCGCGGCGGATCGGGGCGGAGGGCCAGCCGATCGCGATCGTCGATGGCTTCCATCCCGATCCCGACGCGCTGCGTGCGGCGGCGCTGGCCGCGGCGTTCGCGCCGGGGCGGCACCATTATCCGGGGATCCGCGCGCCGCTGCCGGGCGACTATTTCGCGCAGGTGCGGGCGGGGCTGGTGCCGGTGCTGCGCAACGTGTTCGGGCATGGATCGGGCGTCGAGCTGCTCGATGCCAGCTTCTCGATCGTCACCACGCCGCCAGAGGCGCTCGCGGTCGAGCAGCGGCTGCCGCATGTCGATGCGGTGCAGCCGGGGCGGATCGCGCTGGTGCATTATCTGTCGCCGGGCGACGGGACGGCGTTTTTCCGCCACCGTGCCACGGGGTTCGAGACGATCGATGCGGGGCGCTCGGCCGCCTATCTCGCCGCGCTCAATGCCGAGCTGCGCGCCGATCCGCCGGCCGCGGCCTATCCCTTTGGCGACACGAGGCTTTTCGAGCGGATCGCCCAGGTTGACGCGGGCTACAACCGCGCGGTGATCTATCGCAGCGCGCTGCTCCACAGCGGCGCGATCGCGCAGGATGCCGCGCTGGCCAGCGATCCCGCCACCGGGCGGCTCACTGTCACCGCGTTTCTCTCCGCCTCGTAA